A window of the Hordeum vulgare subsp. vulgare chromosome 5H, MorexV3_pseudomolecules_assembly, whole genome shotgun sequence genome harbors these coding sequences:
- the LOC123398109 gene encoding uncharacterized protein LOC123398109: MAGKTGKKRGGRKPKPKTRTKTPPSSSSPTSVLPPPPTETKAADVLTGDVLRNVLRRLSLVDLLRAALACHYWRRVASRCLPRAPPLLGYFHHPLEASLPPPFKQKHQPLHDAVFVPLGSSSPLSPLDFAPGASRYKLYDSHQGLLLLEPTAALPGGILPRFLVLDPATRRRALLPPPPRCTVPDDRLWRRSRVYIGSALLSRAHPSKLCFEVVCFAIDDGRPRAWVASVDDGRCRWRALPRAVDVEVDFELRCLERRCVHAAGKLYWHLCNSGRVLVLDPSTLRFSYMLAPAALSDRFSKYRVGEMPEDGQLCIATVEDQMMQLWVRRETRWSDNGWHLEREMNLSKVYDAVPGLPRDRRARMASIMLTDMDAGRTGKLFIQMLGCGRYSFDLKTCKLERLAMEDGKEYGDPIFAYSLAWPPAFLAEA; encoded by the coding sequence atGGCGGGGAAGACTGGGAAAAAGAGGGGCGGACGAAAGCCCAAGCCCAAAACCAGAACCAAAACCCCACCTTCCTCCAGTTCCCCGACCTCGGTTCTGCCGCCACCGCCGACGGAGACGAAGGCGGCCGACGTCCTCACCGGGGACGTGCTCCGCAACGTCCTCCGCCGCCTCTCCCTCGTCGACCTCCTCCGCGCCGCCCTCGCCTGCCACTACTGGCGCCGCGTCGCCTCCCGCTGCCTGCCCCGCGCCCCTCCCCTACTCGGCTACTTCCACCACCCTCTAGAAGCCTCCCTCCCGCCGCCCTTCAAGCAGAAGCACCAGCCCCTCCACGACGCCGTCTTCGTCcccctcggctcctcctccccGCTCAGCCCCCTCGACTTCGCCCCGGGCGCCTCCCGCTACAAGCTCTACGACTCCCACCAGGGCCTCCTGCTCCTCGAGCCCACCGCGGCGCTCCCCGGGGGGATCCTCCCGCGCTTCCTCGTCCTCGACCCGGCCACCCGCCGCCGCGcgctcctcccgccgccgccgcgctgcACCGTGCCCGATGACCGTCTCTGGCGCCGCTCCAGGGTCTACATCGGCTCCGCGCTTCTCTCCCGCGCGCACCCGAGCAAGCTCTGCTTCGAGGTCGTCTGCTTTGCCATCGACGACGGGCGCCCGCGCGCCTGGGTCGCGTCCGTCGATGATGGACGGTGCCGCTGGCGCGCGCTCCCGCGGGCCGTGGACGTCGAGGTCGATTTCGAGCTCCGGTGCCTCGAGCGACGCTGCGTGCACGCCGCCGGGAAGCTCTACTGGCACCTCTGCAACTCCGGTCGCGTGCTCGTGCTGGACCCTTCCACACTGCGCTTCTCTTACATGCTGGCGCCGGCTGCACTGTCGGACCGCTTCAGCAAGTACCGCGTCGGGGAGATGCCGGAGGACGGGCAGCTCTGCATCGCGACCGTGGAGGACCAGATGATGCAACTCTGGGTGCGTCGGGAGACCAGGTGGAGCGACAATGGGTGGCATCTTGAGAGGGAGATGAACCTTAGCAAAGTGTACGACGCAGTGCCGGGCTTGCCCAGGGACAGGAGGGCCAGGATGGCGAGCATCATGCTCACCGACATGGACGCCGGGCGCACAGGGAAGCTCTTCATCCAGATGCTGGGCTGTGGCCGCTACTCGTTCGATCTCAAGACTTGCAAGCTGGAGCGCCTGGCGATGGAAGATGGCAAGGAGTACGGGGACCCCATCTTCGCCTACTCCCTGGCATGGCCGCCTGCCTTCCTTGCTGAAGCGTAA